A section of the Tepidanaerobacter syntrophicus genome encodes:
- the iorA gene encoding indolepyruvate ferredoxin oxidoreductase subunit alpha, giving the protein MKEIMTGNEAIARGAYEAGCRVAAAYPGTPSTEILENIANYKEIYSQWSVNEKVAVEVAGGAAISGSRALAAMKHVGLNVASDPLFTLSYTGVNGGLVIVTADDPGLHSSQNEQDNRYYALHAKVPMLEPSDSQECLDYTKLAFELSEEYDTPVLLRTTTRVCHSKSLVTPGVRNDPGVKEYKKDAKKNCMIPAFGKLKHYVVEERLAKLREYSDRSPLNRIEWGNRKIGIITSGISYQHAREVMGDDASYLKIGFSYPLPAKLIKEFADGVDTLYVIEENDPYLETFVKSLGIKCIGKEVFPICDELNPEIIEKALKPEKTRSTYTLDVSIPARPPVLCAGCPHRGIFYALKKFKDIVVTSDIGCYSLCAMPPLDSAHTMICMGAGFSAGIGFDKAFKQAGKNTKVFGCLGDSTFFHSGITGLVDAVYNKSNIAMIVLDNRTTAMTGHQPNPGTGVTLSGEKVPPVDVVQIAKAVGVKDENIKVIDPYNLAETQEVLQKAYDANEPFVIVSKRPCALLKEVQRERANLKCKVVPEKCTKCKMCLRIGCPAISFKNGIISIDQSSCNGCTLCKQVCRFDAIERVGEE; this is encoded by the coding sequence TTGAAAGAGATAATGACAGGCAACGAAGCTATTGCCCGCGGAGCCTATGAAGCAGGATGCCGTGTAGCAGCAGCTTACCCCGGCACTCCCAGCACTGAAATACTAGAAAATATAGCTAATTACAAAGAAATATATTCTCAATGGTCTGTAAATGAAAAGGTAGCAGTGGAAGTCGCCGGCGGAGCGGCTATTTCAGGTTCAAGAGCTTTAGCAGCCATGAAACACGTGGGTTTAAATGTTGCCTCAGATCCGCTTTTTACTCTGTCTTATACAGGAGTAAACGGAGGTTTGGTAATTGTTACTGCAGATGATCCGGGACTTCACAGTTCCCAGAACGAGCAAGACAACCGCTACTATGCCTTACATGCGAAAGTGCCAATGCTGGAGCCTTCAGACAGTCAGGAATGCCTGGACTATACCAAACTTGCATTTGAGTTAAGTGAAGAATACGACACACCTGTCCTGCTAAGGACAACTACAAGGGTGTGCCACAGCAAATCCCTCGTTACACCTGGAGTTCGTAATGATCCGGGAGTTAAAGAATATAAAAAAGATGCAAAGAAAAACTGCATGATTCCGGCTTTTGGCAAACTAAAGCATTATGTGGTTGAAGAAAGACTTGCAAAACTTCGTGAGTACAGCGACAGATCTCCCTTAAATCGAATAGAATGGGGAAATCGCAAGATAGGCATTATCACAAGCGGCATTTCCTATCAGCATGCCCGGGAAGTTATGGGTGATGACGCCTCCTATTTAAAGATTGGCTTTAGTTATCCCCTTCCCGCAAAGCTCATCAAGGAATTTGCAGATGGTGTAGATACTCTCTATGTTATTGAGGAAAACGATCCATACCTTGAAACATTTGTTAAGTCTTTAGGCATTAAATGTATAGGTAAAGAAGTTTTTCCAATATGTGATGAGCTTAATCCGGAAATCATTGAAAAAGCACTAAAACCCGAAAAAACCAGAAGCACATACACTTTGGACGTATCAATACCTGCACGGCCGCCGGTGCTTTGTGCCGGATGTCCTCACAGAGGAATATTTTATGCTCTAAAAAAATTCAAGGATATAGTTGTAACAAGCGACATAGGCTGCTACAGCTTATGTGCTATGCCTCCCCTTGATTCGGCCCATACCATGATCTGCATGGGAGCCGGTTTTTCTGCCGGAATAGGGTTTGACAAAGCTTTTAAACAGGCGGGAAAAAATACGAAAGTTTTTGGATGCCTTGGGGATTCCACCTTTTTCCATTCAGGGATTACAGGCCTTGTAGATGCTGTTTACAACAAAAGCAATATTGCCATGATAGTACTTGACAATAGAACTACGGCTATGACCGGACACCAGCCGAATCCCGGTACAGGCGTGACTTTAAGCGGTGAAAAAGTTCCTCCCGTGGATGTGGTGCAGATTGCAAAAGCCGTGGGAGTTAAGGATGAAAATATAAAGGTCATAGATCCTTACAATCTTGCCGAAACTCAAGAAGTGCTTCAAAAAGCCTATGATGCTAATGAACCCTTCGTAATTGTTTCAAAGAGGCCCTGCGCTCTGCTGAAGGAAGTTCAAAGGGAAAGAGCGAACTTAAAATGTAAGGTAGTTCCGGAAAAATGCACAAAATGCAAGATGTGTCTGAGGATAGGATGTCCTGCTATATCTTTTAAAAACGGAATAATATCTATAGATCAGAGTTCCTGCAACGGATGCACCCTTTGCAAACAGGTATGCAGGTTTGATGCCATTGAAAGGGTGGGTGAAGAATAA
- the metG gene encoding methionine--tRNA ligase: MNEKVFYVTTPIYYVNAEPHIGHAYTTVIADFLNRWHRLAGYDSYFLTGTDEHGEKIAQAAKAAGEEPQVFVDRVSNRFKEAWKKLCIEYDDFIRTTEPRHKKAVQYILQKVYDSGDIYYGEYEGLYCVGCERFLTEKELVDGLCPDHGMAPEKRREGNYFFKMEKYRPWLRDYIKSHPDFIRPEGYRNEILSILSEPIGDLSISRPSKRVSWGIPMPWDDSHVTYVWFDALINYVSALGYPDGEKYKRYWEHASHLVGKDIIKPHAIFWPTMLQAAGIPIYKNLNVGGFLMGPDGRKMSKTLGNVVDPFELADKYGADVVRYYLLSDIPYGQDAPVGEANLISRYNTDLANDLGNLLSRTVTMVEKFCGRTIPAPGPRESLDEELINMAENLPETEENLVNSMQLNAAIKEIWKLVGRANKYIDETSPWSLAKDPTKKERLDTVLYNLLEILRITAVHISPIMPNISKKILDQLGITDETLSTWESVKKWGGLPSGLKVSRKEIIFPRIENNKGKGEAPKEDQKMAQEISRKVEKEEGANVISIEDFAKIDLRIAEVLEAEKVEGADKLLKLQIKIGNEKRQIVAGIAQHYTPEELIGKKIVVVANLKPAKLRGIESCGMLLAASDSKGLTLVTVDRDIDSGAKVK, translated from the coding sequence ATGAATGAAAAAGTTTTTTATGTTACAACCCCAATCTATTATGTTAATGCCGAGCCTCACATAGGCCATGCTTACACAACTGTCATAGCTGATTTTTTAAATAGGTGGCACCGCCTTGCGGGGTATGATTCTTATTTTCTGACAGGAACTGATGAACACGGTGAAAAGATAGCTCAAGCGGCAAAAGCGGCGGGAGAGGAGCCCCAAGTTTTTGTAGATAGAGTGAGCAATCGTTTTAAAGAGGCTTGGAAAAAGCTGTGCATCGAGTATGATGATTTTATAAGGACCACTGAGCCCAGACACAAAAAGGCAGTCCAATACATTCTCCAGAAAGTATATGATTCGGGAGACATTTACTACGGAGAATACGAAGGACTTTATTGTGTAGGCTGTGAGCGCTTTCTCACCGAAAAAGAACTGGTTGACGGGCTATGTCCCGATCATGGCATGGCTCCTGAAAAACGCCGTGAAGGTAATTACTTTTTTAAAATGGAAAAGTATCGTCCGTGGCTCAGAGACTACATAAAGTCCCATCCGGATTTTATACGTCCTGAGGGTTACCGCAATGAAATTCTTTCGATTCTTTCAGAACCTATAGGAGATTTGTCCATTTCAAGGCCCAGTAAACGCGTATCCTGGGGAATACCAATGCCATGGGACGACAGCCATGTAACATATGTGTGGTTTGATGCCCTCATAAACTATGTTTCAGCTTTAGGTTACCCTGACGGAGAAAAATACAAGCGCTACTGGGAACATGCCTCACATCTTGTGGGGAAAGACATTATTAAACCCCATGCCATATTTTGGCCTACTATGCTTCAAGCAGCAGGTATTCCTATTTACAAAAATCTGAACGTAGGCGGTTTTCTCATGGGACCTGACGGCAGGAAAATGTCCAAAACTTTGGGTAATGTGGTAGACCCCTTTGAACTTGCCGACAAGTATGGAGCAGACGTTGTAAGGTATTATCTTTTAAGTGATATACCCTATGGGCAGGATGCCCCGGTAGGGGAAGCAAACCTTATTTCAAGGTATAATACTGATCTTGCCAATGACTTAGGCAATTTACTGTCTCGGACCGTTACCATGGTTGAAAAGTTTTGCGGCAGAACAATTCCTGCTCCGGGACCTAGAGAAAGTCTTGACGAAGAATTGATAAACATGGCAGAAAACTTGCCTGAAACAGAAGAAAATCTTGTAAACAGCATGCAGCTTAATGCAGCTATTAAAGAAATCTGGAAACTTGTAGGAAGAGCAAATAAATATATAGATGAAACTTCACCATGGAGCCTTGCAAAGGATCCTACAAAAAAAGAAAGACTTGATACAGTGCTTTACAATCTGTTAGAAATTTTAAGGATAACGGCTGTGCATATATCGCCAATTATGCCCAATATTTCTAAAAAGATTCTTGACCAACTGGGAATAACAGATGAAACTCTTTCTACATGGGAAAGTGTGAAAAAATGGGGAGGACTTCCTTCCGGTCTAAAAGTTTCGCGAAAGGAAATCATATTCCCGAGAATTGAAAATAATAAGGGGAAAGGCGAAGCACCAAAGGAAGACCAAAAGATGGCACAAGAAATATCACGGAAAGTAGAAAAGGAAGAAGGCGCCAATGTTATCTCTATTGAAGATTTTGCTAAAATAGATCTTCGAATTGCAGAAGTTTTAGAGGCTGAAAAAGTAGAAGGCGCCGACAAACTATTAAAGCTGCAAATTAAAATAGGAAATGAAAAGCGCCAAATAGTGGCGGGCATTGCCCAACATTATACTCCGGAAGAATTGATAGGCAAGAAGATAGTAGTTGTTGCAAATTTAAAGCCTGCAAAACTCCGCGGCATAGAATCCTGCGGCATGCTTCTTGCTGCGTCTGACAGCAAAGGCCTTACGCTTGTTACTGTAGACAGAGACATAGATTCAGGGGCAAAAGTAAAATAA
- a CDS encoding amidohydrolase yields the protein MYDIKTLVNKIEPKVIAYRRDFHKYPEVGWTEFRTSSKVAEILMDLGYEVKLGRKILKEEAIMGFPPQKEILNEIKRAIKEGADPKIIEMMENLPGVVGILHTDKPGPTMAFRFDMDALSITEAQDDEHRPYKESFSSVHDGIMHACGHDGHTAVGLALAEILMKIKDDLSGTIKLIFQPAEEGVRGAKAMVEAGVVDDADYFFAFHIGFGAADSVSLVAKTTGFLATSKIDVDYIGQTAHAGACPQEGKNALLGAASAALNLHAIAPHSEGITRINVGVLTAGTAANIIPGSAHMKIETRGETTALNNYMQEKAKIILKACANMYTLGCHIKDAGSAPSAKGDEELAKTVKQIGESLGISKIENESNFGASDDATYFMERVQSQGGKALYFQVKTPIASDHHTNRFDFDESCLKVAIQICAHLALRNFI from the coding sequence ATGTATGATATAAAAACATTGGTAAATAAGATAGAACCGAAAGTTATTGCATATCGCCGAGATTTTCATAAATACCCCGAAGTAGGCTGGACGGAGTTTCGCACAAGCAGCAAAGTAGCTGAAATTCTCATGGATTTAGGCTATGAAGTAAAACTTGGCAGAAAAATTCTAAAAGAAGAAGCGATCATGGGTTTTCCCCCACAGAAAGAAATACTAAACGAAATAAAGCGGGCGATAAAAGAAGGGGCGGACCCTAAAATCATAGAGATGATGGAAAATCTGCCGGGGGTTGTAGGAATTCTTCATACCGATAAGCCGGGTCCTACGATGGCTTTTCGCTTTGATATGGATGCCCTAAGTATTACAGAAGCTCAAGATGATGAACACAGACCATACAAAGAAAGCTTTTCTTCGGTGCATGACGGAATAATGCACGCTTGCGGCCATGATGGTCATACAGCAGTGGGACTGGCTCTTGCAGAAATTCTTATGAAAATCAAAGATGATTTATCCGGAACGATAAAGCTTATTTTTCAACCGGCTGAAGAAGGAGTAAGAGGTGCGAAAGCCATGGTGGAGGCAGGTGTCGTAGATGATGCGGATTACTTTTTCGCTTTTCATATAGGCTTTGGAGCTGCTGATTCAGTGAGCCTTGTAGCTAAGACCACAGGTTTTTTAGCTACATCAAAAATAGATGTTGATTATATAGGTCAAACTGCCCACGCCGGTGCTTGCCCGCAAGAAGGGAAAAACGCCCTGCTGGGGGCTGCATCTGCAGCTCTTAATCTGCACGCCATAGCACCTCACAGTGAAGGAATCACTCGCATAAACGTTGGCGTATTGACAGCAGGCACAGCTGCCAATATAATACCCGGAAGTGCTCATATGAAAATTGAAACTAGAGGCGAGACTACAGCATTAAATAATTACATGCAGGAGAAAGCAAAAATCATACTTAAGGCTTGCGCAAATATGTACACTCTTGGCTGCCACATCAAAGATGCCGGCAGTGCGCCAAGCGCCAAAGGCGATGAAGAGCTTGCTAAAACAGTAAAACAGATTGGTGAGAGCTTAGGAATTTCGAAAATAGAAAATGAAAGTAACTTTGGCGCCAGTGATGATGCTACATATTTCATGGAAAGGGTTCAATCACAAGGGGGTAAAGCCCTTTATTTTCAAGTTAAAACTCCAATTGCATCCGATCATCATACAAACAGGTTTGATTTTGATGAATCCTGCCTTAAAGTAGCCATTCAAATATGTGCACATTTAGCTCTTAGAAATTTTATCTAA
- a CDS encoding M20 metallopeptidase family protein, whose protein sequence is MEELEKQISEILEHIISIRRHIHQNPELGYEEKATSELVAKELKSLCLKVEEGVGGYGVVGILEGDRPGKTLLLRADMDALPIEEETGLPFSSKVAGIMHACGHDIHTAILLGAAKVLSKYKDRICGQIKFVFQPAEECSPQGGAKAMIDAGILKNPKVDYALALHVMPQLYVGEIGLCSGPCTAKSDRFFLKVTGKSGHASAPHQGIDALVAAADVISSMQTIISRRIDPRDSVVISIGKITGGQRYNVICDKVEMEGTVRIMTPGYEDEIKEYMNQVGKGIAYGHGAFFEMNYLEGYPMVINDASLTQKVKEILIEKMGKDTIKDIPQETSGEDFSFISQEVPSVYMKLGSSSRNAKEILPLHNSRVIFDEGCIPIGIKALVALSMELLQQEE, encoded by the coding sequence ATGGAAGAATTGGAAAAACAAATATCCGAGATTTTAGAACATATAATATCAATTAGAAGACATATTCATCAAAATCCGGAGCTGGGCTATGAGGAAAAAGCTACTTCGGAACTAGTTGCAAAGGAATTAAAGTCTTTATGCCTTAAGGTGGAAGAAGGCGTGGGCGGATACGGCGTAGTAGGGATTTTGGAAGGCGACCGACCGGGAAAAACTCTACTCCTCAGAGCCGATATGGATGCACTTCCTATTGAGGAAGAAACCGGACTTCCCTTTAGCTCAAAAGTCGCCGGCATCATGCATGCCTGCGGTCACGATATTCATACAGCTATTTTGCTTGGCGCAGCTAAAGTGTTATCAAAATACAAAGATCGCATCTGTGGGCAAATAAAATTTGTATTTCAACCGGCAGAAGAGTGCAGTCCACAGGGTGGGGCTAAGGCAATGATAGATGCAGGAATACTTAAAAATCCGAAGGTAGACTATGCCTTAGCACTACATGTAATGCCACAGCTTTATGTAGGCGAAATCGGTTTATGTTCCGGACCTTGCACAGCTAAATCAGATCGGTTCTTTTTAAAAGTAACAGGTAAATCCGGTCATGCATCAGCTCCCCATCAAGGAATAGATGCATTGGTAGCGGCTGCGGATGTAATATCAAGCATGCAAACTATAATATCAAGGCGGATAGATCCTCGGGACAGTGTAGTTATCTCCATTGGCAAAATCACAGGCGGCCAGAGATACAACGTTATATGTGATAAAGTGGAGATGGAAGGCACTGTAAGAATCATGACGCCGGGATATGAAGATGAAATTAAGGAATATATGAACCAGGTAGGGAAGGGTATAGCTTACGGCCATGGTGCCTTTTTTGAAATGAATTATCTAGAAGGATATCCTATGGTGATAAATGATGCTAGCCTTACGCAGAAAGTAAAAGAAATTCTTATCGAAAAGATGGGCAAAGATACTATAAAAGATATTCCCCAGGAAACTTCCGGCGAAGATTTTTCCTTTATTTCTCAAGAGGTGCCATCGGTATATATGAAATTAGGTTCTTCTTCGAGAAATGCCAAGGAAATATTGCCCCTACACAATAGCCGCGTAATTTTTGACGAAGGCTGCATACCCATTGGCATTAAGGCACTAGTGGCATTGAGCATGGAACTGTTGCAGCAGGAGGAATAG
- a CDS encoding AbgT family transporter encodes MTKNELTKQKGSFERFLDWVERVGNKLPHPFFLFVYLTIGIMLLSAVLSILQVSAINPGSGEEVMVKSLLTREGVEWMLVNALKNFTGFAPLGLVLSMQMGIGLAEQAGLLSAFMRKTMYGAPLWAISLAVMFVGINGNIASDASIVIIPTLAASIYLSLGKNPLVGLMAGYAAACAGFSANLIIAGTDALLAGITQEAVKIIDPSIQVNPSINWYFMFASTFIFTFVGAWVTDKIIAPRLGEYKGKIKVAENQDLTPIENLALKNTGKAALIFLVILAVAVLPKNAILRNAETGGLIPSPLLNGIIPILMLFFITIGVAYGKTVGTIKTAGDIPKLMAEAVKTMSSYIVLVFIIGQFVAYFNWTNIGVVIAVKGAEFLQNVGFTGLPLIIGIILLSTIVNLFIGSGSAKWSILAPIFVPMLMLLGYSPAMTQVIYRIGDSSTNPITPLFPYFPIALGLAQHYDEDAGIGTLMSLMLPYALIFLVVWTLQLIVWMVLDLPLGPGAGIYM; translated from the coding sequence GTGACTAAAAATGAGTTGACAAAACAGAAAGGCAGTTTTGAAAGGTTTTTGGATTGGGTGGAGCGCGTAGGGAATAAACTGCCACATCCATTTTTCCTGTTTGTTTATCTGACTATAGGGATAATGCTTCTATCTGCTGTTTTATCTATACTGCAAGTTTCAGCGATAAATCCCGGCAGCGGGGAAGAAGTTATGGTCAAAAGCCTTTTAACCCGAGAAGGCGTGGAGTGGATGCTGGTAAATGCCCTTAAAAACTTTACCGGTTTTGCCCCTCTCGGACTGGTACTTTCTATGCAGATGGGCATTGGTCTTGCAGAACAGGCGGGTTTGCTGTCTGCCTTCATGAGAAAAACCATGTATGGCGCACCTTTATGGGCTATTAGTTTAGCAGTAATGTTTGTAGGCATAAATGGGAACATTGCATCAGATGCTTCCATAGTCATTATACCGACACTTGCGGCAAGTATCTATCTTTCCCTGGGGAAAAATCCGCTAGTAGGTCTTATGGCGGGATATGCTGCAGCCTGCGCCGGCTTTTCCGCAAACCTTATAATAGCAGGAACTGATGCGCTACTTGCAGGCATAACCCAAGAAGCCGTAAAAATCATAGATCCAAGTATTCAGGTCAACCCCTCTATTAACTGGTATTTTATGTTTGCCTCAACATTTATATTTACTTTTGTAGGGGCATGGGTTACTGATAAAATCATAGCACCGAGACTTGGAGAATACAAAGGTAAAATAAAAGTTGCCGAAAACCAAGACCTTACGCCTATTGAAAATCTTGCCTTAAAAAATACAGGCAAGGCAGCATTAATATTTCTTGTAATCTTGGCTGTTGCAGTCCTACCTAAAAATGCCATTTTAAGAAATGCTGAAACCGGTGGACTTATACCTTCGCCACTTTTAAACGGTATTATTCCAATTCTAATGCTGTTTTTTATAACAATAGGTGTGGCATACGGAAAGACTGTCGGCACCATAAAAACTGCCGGCGACATACCGAAACTTATGGCTGAAGCAGTAAAAACCATGTCAAGTTACATAGTTCTTGTTTTTATCATAGGCCAGTTCGTAGCATATTTTAACTGGACTAACATAGGTGTTGTAATAGCGGTAAAAGGGGCAGAATTTCTTCAAAATGTGGGATTTACAGGTTTGCCGCTGATTATAGGAATAATATTGCTTTCTACCATAGTAAACCTGTTTATCGGCAGCGGATCTGCCAAGTGGTCTATACTTGCGCCCATATTTGTACCGATGCTGATGCTGTTAGGCTATTCTCCGGCAATGACTCAGGTAATATACCGCATCGGTGATTCTTCAACCAATCCGATAACACCGCTTTTCCCATACTTCCCCATAGCCTTGGGTCTTGCTCAGCACTATGATGAAGATGCTGGAATTGGGACTTTGATGTCTTTGATGCTGCCATATGCATTGATATTTTTGGTAGTGTGGACATTACAATTGATAGTGTGGATGGTCTTAGATTTACCATTGGGACCGGGAGCAGGAATTTATATGTAA
- a CDS encoding HTH domain-containing protein: MNIRLGIVGPEDSLILLRKVLREFDREITVVEKAYENFEDLGDIATMAQDVDIILYSGQAPYFWVKSNVNIETPGVYIPRNGTSLYKVLFDIYRDGKDVSALSFDTISRRDIEETYMELNLPLTQVFTMDYDKYLPYGKLVDYHKSLWNEGKTHAAVTCLNKTYEELKKSGIPAYRILPTISSVRHSLEKAIMYGESIKLKETQMALILVRVEDVEDTLYESSNYQLQIKLLELYQIILGYGDQTNATVTKINDTEFMIITTRGCLEESTDIFLGSPLLRALKSNTNLKVTVGIGFGRTAKMAETNARQAVKLSKENGSDCCFLVTEEGKVIGPMREDRGAIKSVADLDLEELAKKLNMNVINLSKFKSSLRRLGKNKVTAKELSEYMNISQRSARRILAQLEEKGAAKILENKSVLGKGRPSRVYQVLI; this comes from the coding sequence ATGAATATACGTCTAGGCATTGTTGGACCGGAAGACTCTCTGATTTTACTAAGAAAAGTCTTGCGTGAGTTTGACAGAGAGATTACGGTGGTTGAAAAAGCTTATGAAAATTTTGAAGACCTTGGGGATATTGCAACAATGGCCCAAGATGTGGATATAATACTTTATAGTGGTCAGGCACCTTACTTTTGGGTAAAATCCAATGTCAATATTGAGACACCCGGGGTTTATATCCCTAGAAACGGGACGAGCCTTTACAAGGTGCTTTTTGACATTTATCGTGATGGCAAAGATGTTTCTGCTTTGAGCTTTGATACGATAAGCCGTCGCGATATCGAGGAAACTTATATGGAACTTAATCTGCCGCTTACCCAGGTATTCACAATGGATTACGATAAATATCTTCCCTATGGAAAACTTGTAGATTATCATAAAAGTTTATGGAATGAGGGCAAAACCCATGCGGCAGTGACGTGTCTTAACAAAACTTATGAAGAGCTTAAGAAATCAGGCATCCCTGCCTATAGAATATTGCCTACTATTTCTAGCGTCCGGCACAGCTTGGAAAAAGCGATAATGTATGGAGAAAGTATCAAGCTTAAGGAAACTCAAATGGCGCTTATATTAGTAAGGGTCGAAGACGTTGAAGATACATTATATGAAAGCTCCAACTATCAATTGCAAATAAAGCTTCTTGAGCTTTATCAGATAATTTTAGGCTATGGCGATCAGACAAACGCTACAGTAACCAAGATAAATGACACAGAATTTATGATAATAACTACCCGCGGGTGTTTGGAAGAATCTACAGATATATTTTTAGGTTCGCCTCTGCTTCGAGCGCTAAAATCCAATACGAATCTTAAAGTAACCGTAGGAATAGGATTCGGCAGAACAGCGAAGATGGCCGAGACCAATGCCCGACAGGCAGTAAAGCTTTCTAAGGAAAACGGAAGCGACTGCTGCTTTTTGGTGACGGAAGAAGGTAAGGTAATTGGACCTATGCGAGAAGATAGGGGCGCAATAAAAAGTGTTGCAGATTTAGATTTGGAAGAGCTGGCGAAAAAACTAAATATGAATGTAATAAATTTGAGTAAATTCAAATCTTCTCTGCGCCGCTTAGGAAAAAATAAGGTGACCGCTAAGGAACTTAGTGAATACATGAACATAAGTCAGCGAAGCGCTCGTAGGATTTTAGCTCAATTAGAAGAAAAAGGAGCGGCTAAAATTTTGGAAAACAAAAGTGTATTAGGGAAGGGCAGGCCAAGTCGGGTATATCAAGTATTAATATAG
- the rbsK gene encoding ribokinase: MKKIVVVGSINMDVVIRVPHIPTIGETVLAKGQQLYGGGKGANQAIAASRLGGNVYMIGRLGDDAYGKKLYNELVNNNVKVKAVEYDTNFPTGTAYICVSDKGDNTIVVNQGANGRLDIEQIKRYECILQDADYCILQMEIPISTIEYVIDFCKKKNIKVILNPAPAHLLSDETLEGIYMILPNETELAILCNNSGTIEDMAKSLHKKGIENVIVTLGGNGSMLVNEKTTKHFPAMSFPVVDTTAAGDAFVGAVTVGLSEGMDLEKAIEFATCAAGITVSREGAQASLPDRKMVDSYFSMR; this comes from the coding sequence TTGAAGAAAATTGTCGTAGTTGGAAGTATTAATATGGATGTAGTCATAAGGGTGCCTCATATCCCGACTATAGGCGAGACGGTGCTTGCAAAAGGTCAGCAGCTTTATGGCGGAGGCAAAGGGGCCAATCAAGCTATTGCAGCAAGCAGATTAGGCGGCAATGTTTATATGATAGGCCGGCTTGGCGATGACGCTTATGGCAAAAAACTATATAATGAATTAGTTAATAATAATGTGAAAGTAAAAGCCGTAGAATACGATACAAATTTTCCTACCGGAACAGCATATATATGTGTTTCGGACAAAGGCGATAATACAATTGTCGTAAATCAAGGAGCCAATGGCAGGCTTGACATTGAGCAAATAAAAAGGTATGAATGTATTTTACAAGATGCTGACTACTGTATACTCCAAATGGAAATACCAATTAGTACCATAGAATACGTAATTGATTTCTGCAAGAAGAAAAATATTAAGGTAATTTTAAATCCGGCTCCCGCCCATTTGCTAAGCGATGAAACGCTAGAAGGTATCTATATGATACTTCCCAATGAAACAGAACTTGCAATTCTTTGCAATAACAGCGGCACGATAGAAGATATGGCAAAAAGCTTGCACAAAAAAGGCATTGAAAATGTGATTGTAACATTGGGCGGAAATGGTTCTATGTTAGTAAATGAGAAAACAACAAAACACTTTCCCGCTATGTCATTTCCTGTGGTAGATACGACGGCAGCAGGTGATGCTTTCGTAGGTGCTGTTACAGTTGGGCTTTCTGAAGGAATGGATCTTGAAAAAGCGATCGAATTTGCCACATGTGCAGCCGGTATAACCGTGAGCAGAGAAGGTGCTCAAGCATCACTGCCTGATAGAAAGATGGTTGACAGCTATTTTTCTATGCGATAA